In the genome of Silurus meridionalis isolate SWU-2019-XX chromosome 17, ASM1480568v1, whole genome shotgun sequence, the window ttcttttccttttttccgtCATCATTAAAGCGATAAAGTGAGCAGCGAGCTTTGGATAGGAAAGTTGATAAAATAAACGATTGTACGTGcggtttggaaaaaaaaaacgcagtcAATCACGTGTTCTTTCACGTCCGTAGTAAAGAAAATCTCAACATTAAAAGTTTGTTTATACACTCACTTTCAACACAATGCTTCTTTCCTGTATGCAAGTCCACTCGAATGctttgtgggcggggcttagtGGGTTAAACAACGCCCAGTTGCACaagtgtcattgtgtgtgtgtgtgtgtgtgtgtgtgtgtgtgtgtgtgtgtgtgtgtgtgtgtgtgagagcaagcAGCTATATGTGGACATTTGCAAATTCTGCCTGGATAAgctaaagaaacaaaaataaaaatgaactttGATCTTGAATCGAATAAATGAGAATTTGTTGGTGTAAAGGAAAGTTTTATTAACGTATGACAAATTTTCTGATTCTCTGTTGATTATTATGTCGGTGGACAAATCAAGCGCATGGGACGAGGAAATTTTGTCACTCAACATTAGGTGAGCAGTAAAATTAGTGACTGGCTGTGAATCCCCGacctgcaccacacacaccgTCCAAATTCCCCGacctgcaccacacacaccgTCCAAATTCCCCCCCGacctgcaccacacacaccgTCCAAATTCCCCCCCGacctgcaccacacacaccgTCTGAAAcaaatttccatttatttttctagtAGTTGCGCTTCTCACTGCTAAGCACCGAGAAACAGACGATCCGTTTCTGAGCAACAAATTTGATTGATCGTATTACAATGGAAACATCATGAGATAAATGACGTAAATTAGACTtggaaattttgtgttttgaagaaaaaaaaaaaacgtagccCGTGTCCATGGTAACACACTTAACTAGAGACTCTGGGTCAATCTTTCACCTCGTCCCCTGAAATGTTCCTCATCCTATAAAAGCGCTGATAAAAATCTATTTGTCCACCTGTATGGATTAAACGATCAGTACTACAGGGGGCGCTCCACATTTTTCAGTTCATAATTAAAATTCTTCTGGACACCACCACCGAGacggaaaaacaaaaacaactgtcaaatgaacaaatatttcTATTATCGCTGTGTGTAATAACCTGCTGAAACACACTCATCTACAACATCACACTCTTCCCCTAAAAACTCCTAAATACTTTCTTCTATACTGTCTGAGAgtttgtgcactgtgtgtgtgtgtgtgtgtgtgtgtgtcaccaaAACCCACCGATAGACAAGgaattaacaaaacaaacagcaagaaatggacaaactaaataaaatgatggTTGCAGTAAAAAAAGCGTCACAACGCCGTGGTCCCGTGAACTGAGTTCTTCCTGATGACATCACAAACCAGGAAGTTGTTGGTTTTCAATAAAGTGGCTCTATGCAAAAGGAATCttacaggaaacacacacacacatacacacacacacacacacatacacacagagatcTTCTCGTCAGTCGTAGATCTCCTAAAAAGGCACCATGCACGTGTGACCCCTCGGCCAATGGGCGGAGCACAGTGAAAGCAAACCACCGCTTAAACGTGAGAGTGGACGGTGATGTCATCAGCAGCAATGTGATTCCCATCCATGCCGGGGTCAAAGGTTAAGGCTTGTGTCATCGCAGTTGAGCTACACTTACTCGGGGTATAAGGCATCctgcaaacataaaaaataatttagaatgatctatgtgtgtgtgtgtatgtatatgtgtgtgtgtgtgtgtgtgtgtgtgtgtgtgtgagagttgagAGGATCtacacgtgtgtttgtgtgtgtgtgtgtgtgtgtgtgtgtgtgtgtgtgtgtgtgtttacttgctTGTTGCGTTCTAGCAGTCATTCTCGATGTGACTTAAACGTTTCTTTGTTTTAAGTTCTTTCAGCCACTGAGGAGACGAttcttcactacacacacacacacacacacacacacacacacacacacacacacggtcatgAGCATGAGAACAACTCTGCAGTgccataaatatataatatctcCAGGAGATAATAGAGCAGGAGAatataacagtatatacacacacacacacacacacacacacactctctctcacaaatatactcacatacacaaacacacacacacacacacacacacacacacactctcacaaatatactcacatacacacacaacacacacacactcacaaatatactcatatatacacacacacacacacacacacacacacacactctctcacaaatatactcacacacacacacacacacacacacacacacacacacacacacaaatatactcacatatacacaaacacacacacacacacacacacacacacacacacacggacactctCTCACaaatatacttacatatacacaaactcacacacacaaatatactctAATACAAGCGAActatcacagacacacacacacacatgcataagcACACACATTCTCAAATACAAGTATACTGTCACACACggttacacacacattcaaatacaagtactatatatttgaatatactatcacacacacacacacacacacacagaccaacacacacacacacctttaaatACAAGTAtagtatctcacacacacatgcaatacaaaaacaagcacaatatcacacacacacatacaagtatactcacacacacacgcacacacacatgcattgtACACAGGTACATTTACAggtacacacaacacaactaataacacacacacaaactctgtgtgtgtgtgtgtgtgtgtgtgtgtgtgtgtgtgtgtgttatatgaaTATGAGTCTGGGGCAGTAAGACTCACCCATTCTCTTTTCCCCCTACAGGGGGCAGCACACGTGATGCTCGGCCTAGAAAGGGGGATTTAGGGGAGCGAGAGAGCTGTGATGGAGACGGGccgtctgtctgactgtctgtctctcctctcttcttcagCTGGgcctagaacacacacacacacacacacacacacacacacacacacacagtataagaggaataaaacactgagaCGTGTTGGtgtagaaaaagagagatttgTTCTGACCATGAGAGCAGACGGATCCATGCCGGGGAACAGAGACACTCTCTGAGGCTGTGAGGACGAGGTGCGAGTGTCTCCTGCTCGGGGAGGTTCCTCCTCATCTGATTCATCATCCTGGAACTTAGCAGAGTCGGGTTtgtcctctacacacacacacacacacacacacacacacacacacacacacacacacacacagagagaggatgtGAGTTTAAAACTTTAgctgtattttgtttgtgtgtgtgtgtgtgtgtgtgtgtgtgtgtgtgtgtgtggtttgccTGTTGAGTCTTTGAATCTCCATTCCTCAGTCTCAATCTCCACTCCATCTGAAAAGACGGAACTGTGACGGGCGGCTCGAGAGGGCGGAGCTCTGCGTCTGCGACAGCTTTTACTCAGTAGGACTTTGGAACGCTGAGCACTGGAGTCCAGCAGGGTAGTGGgagactatacacacacacacacacacacacacacacacacacaggaaaacgaataatttaaataaaagagaagaagatTTGCTTCAGGTTCAGAGGGACAGAGATTGAATGGGTGGGGCCAGGTGAGTGTGTTAAAAAGTGAAGGGGGCGGGGCAAAAAAGAAAGCACCATCCTGACCACATtattgtctgtctctctgtgtgtgtgtgtgtgtgtgtgtgtgtgtgtgagtgtgcgcatgtatgtgcatgtgtgtgagtgcgcaagtgtgcgagtgtgtgtgtgtgtgagtgtgcgcatgtatgtgcatgtgtgtgagtgcgcaagtgtgcgagtgtgtgtgtgtgtgtgtgttgtacctgAGGGAAGTTGAGAGGACCAagctgctcctcggtgctcagGTGATTCGGGGTGTGAGGCAGAGACGGTTTCCGTGGAGACGGAATGATGTTGCTGTCTGTTGATGGAGTCACCGGGGTCAGACTGAGGGACAAGATGACGAGCGAGAGATCAGATGAGATTATTggagaagaaaggaaaagagaagagacTCAGAGGCTCTCAGGATCACGTGACATGTGCAGACTACAGAACAAATGAACAGTTGATGAATCTGTTCATGATGTTTATTATGATCAGAGATTTATTGATACTGGCACTGATTCAGTGTTTTCTCCAGCAGAATTCAGCTGTAATACACAAGACTGAACAGTAGAGGGCAGAAGGAAACCAGTTCTGATTTAAACCAGAACATCAAACTGCAgtgtttaatataaacctgcaatATTCAactacaattatttattattctatacAAGTAGAGCTTCCTGTCTGATAGGCAACtttaatctaaaaataataatacaaataaaataataataataataataataataataataatacaaaatatatataaataaaaaaaatctaataaaaaaatgaattaaaaactattaattaaattaaaattgtacaaataaaaatataatttaaaaagaatgacCTTTTCCACTATTagaaactctcacacacactcacagacacacacacactcacagacacacacacacacacacacacacacacacacacacacacacacacacacacacacacactctttctttcactcactcacacacactctctctctctcacacacacatacacacacacacacacacacacacactctcactcactcactcactcgtgcacactctctctctctccctcacacacacgcacacacactctctcctcactcatatatacacacacacacctctctctcgtTATCAGGAGTCTCGCTGTAAAGTGCCCATTGATCGCGGTGTTAAATTGCTGGCATGATGTTTTAGGAACGGTGATTCAACATaatcttgtgtgtgtctgtacctgtgtgtgtgtgtgtgtgtgtgtgtgtgtgtgtgtgtgtgtgtgtgtgtaaggagggcggaggagagagagacagagagagagagagagacagagagagagagagagagagtctgtgtgtgagtgtgtgtgagtgtgtgtgagagtgtgtgtgtgtgagagtgtgtgtgtgtgtgtgtgtgtgtgtgtgtgtgtgagtgaggagtgagtgagagagtgagtgagagagtgtgtgtgagagagtgtgtgtgtgtgtgagtaagtgtgtgtgtgagtgtgtgagtaagtgtgtgtgagtgtgtgaggagtgagtgtgagtaagtgtgtgtgtgtgtgtgtgtgtgtgtgtgtgtgtgtgtgtgtgtgtgagtgagtgagtgagtgaggagtgagtgagtgtgtgtgtgaggagtgagtgagtgagtgtgtgtgtgtgtgagtgagtgagtgagtgtgtgtgtgagagtgtgtgtgtgtgtgtgtgtgtgtgagtgagtgagtgagtgagagagtgagtgagtgagagtgtgtgtgagagagagtgtgtgtaagtgtgagtaagtgtgtgtgtgtgagtgagtgagtgcgtgcatgtgtgtgggagagagtgtgtgtgtggcgtgtgtgtaagagagagtgtgtgtgagtgtgtgtgtacctgtcatCAGTGGGCAGTGCTGTGTCCCATGTCCCGTACTGACTGTCTGTCTCCTGTACCAGTGTATCAGTGTCCTTACACTCACCCTGTCCACTTACACCCTGCTTCACCTgctcctgagagagagagagagagagagagagagagagagagagagagagagagtgagagagggggtggtagagagagagagagaatttattTGAGGccgaatatataaatatatattggtgtgaaatgtgagaaatgtaataatgtaataattatgaaataagatgtgagtggtgtgagatgtggaatgtgtgtgaaatgtagATGTGTGTCGATGTgtgagatgtagatgtgtgtatgatgtagatgtgtgtgtagatgtgtgtagatgtgtatgatgtgtgtgtagatgtagatgtgtatgatgtagatgtgtgtgagatgtagatgtgtgtatgatgtagatgtgtgagatggagatgtgtagatgatgtagatgtgtgtgtagatgtgtgtagatgtgtgtagatgatgtagatgtgtgtagatgtgtgtagatgtgtgtagatgtgtagatgtgtgtagatgtgtgtagatgttgtgtagatgtgtgtgtagatgtatgatgtagatgtgtgtgtagatgtgtgtagatgtgtgtatgatgtagatgtgtgtgtagatgtgtagatgtttgtgtagatgtgtgagatggagatgtgtgtgtagatgtgtgtagatgtgtgtgtagatgtgtgtgagatgtagatgtgtgtatgatgtagatgtgtgtgtagatgtgtgtgagatggagatgtgtgtgtagatgtgtg includes:
- the si:ch73-138n13.1 gene encoding uncharacterized protein KIAA1671 isoform X3 yields the protein MEYLGDKLSVAHTQVTDWMGSMRRSLQGALTFVSNNLDRSGGGEEGGGGFKRAASLRSLATRSRESIRRFSVRSRQHLRRRISPTSLAATPTSEQVKQGVSGQGECKDTDTLVQETDSQYGTWDTALPTDDSLTPVTPSTDSNIIPSPRKPSLPHTPNHLSTEEQLGPLNFPQSPTTLLDSSAQRSKVLLSKSCRRRRAPPSRAARHSSVFSDGVEIETEEWRFKDSTEDKPDSAKFQDDESDEEEPPRAGDTRTSSSQPQRVSLFPGMDPSALMAQLKKRGETDSQTDGPSPSQLSRSPKSPFLGRASRVLPPVGGKENGEESSPQWLKELKTKKRLSHIENDC